The Silene latifolia isolate original U9 population chromosome 4, ASM4854445v1, whole genome shotgun sequence region tagtgtgttttgtgtggtccaaaatcggtttcttattccttgtgcaaaaaggaaagggaagaatataATGAATATAAGGGAGTATATATAACATCTTCCGTTACATATTCATAAATAAACCGTCTATAACCCTAAACGAATCAACAACCTAATTTACATACAACCGTCTCATACAAAACCTCCCCTACACCTCCTCAACAACCCACCAACCTATTTTGACTGATTTGGTCCTAGTCATAGACGATAGCCTTGAATTTCCTAACAATTTTGGTATCAAATATCATTAATTTTCTACTAAATTTACATTATTTTGAGTCAAATACAATACCCAATAATAATCCAATATATAAACACACATACAAAATTACAAACCCATCTCTTCAAATACCGAATCCAATTCCCAAATTATTCAGTCGTATAATACTCTACTATGGCAGCTGCCTTCAAGTCTACCTCATTTCTTCAACAAAACCGTTTCGAAACCTCGTTTCTTCTTCCAATTTCTTCACCTTCTCGCAAATTTTCCAACGTTTCTATAAGAAAACCTTTCACAACAATGGCGGCTCTTACTACTGCACAACCCACTGTTGGTCTTTCTGAAACGTTCAGCAGATTGAAACAGCAGAAAAAGGTTAGATTCACGAAACGCGTTTCGattttttttgttgaatttgTAGTTTTTGAGAaatgggttttgttttgttggtGTAAATTTGAATTGGGTTGTCTTTAGTTTTGCAAATTGTTGGTAGTTTTTGAAATGGGTAAGGTGTTCCGTctcgattatttgtttaccttcttatattgtttatgtttattgtttgtgaccggtattttaatcaaaggtaaataatTAATTGATTTGAGAAGTGGGTTTATACTTGTTTGGCAAAATGTGAATTTCAATGTGATGTGATGTGTGTCAGGTTAGAAGTTGAATGTGATGTgactccgtctcaatcatttgtttatctttttttATTATCCGTGGGATATTTTAataaaaggcaaacaaatgactgagatgCATAGTTTTTTCCATGTGTGAAATTGAAGCTTTGACTTCTATTCatgtgtctcaatcatttgttttaattttctgcgaggggtattttaatcaaaggtaaataaatgattgagacgagggagtatattttttggTTAATGGGTGAAATTGAAGCTTTGGCTTCTGCTGATGTGAATGATGCATGAGAATAAATGTTAAGCTTAGGTGATAATGTTGATAAATTGTTTGGAGTGTTGGTCTGTTGGAGATGATGGGTTTATTAAAGAAAAGGATAATGTTTGGATAGATGGGTTGACTCATTAATTCGTATATGAGACTGTTGTATGCATAATACGCTAAATTTCATGTGGTATTATAAACCGTTGTATTCATGCAACGGTCccatggaagagtagcctatccTTTAGTTGTGGTTATATTAAGTTTCTACTAGATTATTGCAAAGATTGAGAGGGGGGAAAAGATTGTGTTTTATGCTTGAGGTAGATATCCAGATGCCATGAGACAGTTTCAATGTGTTGTAGAGCCGGAGAAATAGGAAGAGGAAGCAATAGAGCTATTAAAGACGAGCTTAAAGTAGTAGTCTAATGGTCCCTGCCTCGATCTCGGCATGCTTCGAGCGCCACCATTGTTTAGCGTCGTCCGTTAGGTACATACTCGCGGTACTGACCTTTAGACCTTCATCGAGCGCACTCACTCGGAAGTATTGTTCCATGTCGAAGATGAAGTTATCGACTTCTTTCGAATCTCTCGCCCCACTATACTTGAGGGGTGTAGGCGGCTTCACCTTAGGAGTTCCACCAAAACTCCCGTCCGCGGCCATTTTCATCAAGGTATTGCACATGTTCTCGAGTTGCTCGACTTTATCATAGAGATAACCCATATCCGAGTTATACTCTTTCGGAATCGCCTCTTCGACGGCCACAAGGCGGCTCTCATGCCCCTCTATGGACTCGTCTACGGCCTCGAAGTGGGCAGCATGCCCCTTTACCGTCTCCTCAACTACATGGTGAGTGTTCCCCAAACTCACAATGAGTGCCTCCAAGGATGGAATTTTCTCGTCCATCAATTTCTCTAAAGCCGCCAGTTTGGCCTTAGTATCACTTTTAGTCCCACTCGGTTCTACCGCCTTTGTTGCCATCATATCTGACGACCCGTCAAGAAGACAGGGctcgataccaaatgtcacggtcgaAACTTTGAGTCGGGCGTGACGCGCACCTTGTCTAAACGCTTTGACAAGAATGAAAGCGAGAGCGTTaggcactagtgtttgtcaagcactaggcactcgtaatcggtctcgggttgtGGGTGTCGAAATCCTAGTCTCGATCGACACACACGGGCTTGTTAGAAGGTGAAGGCAAGAGTCATTCAcaagaaagcaacaacaagcaataagaaGGCAACTTGGTGGGAAGCAGATGTTTGATTGACTAGTACTCCCAAAgaggaaatttgatatttacatcccaGTAGCGAGGAAACATTGATTTTCTGAGTTTAGTTGAATAGCGATATACCCATTTATGGAAATAAAAGCTATTCTACAACTAAGCTAAACTAAGAACTTACTTACTAAAAAAGTACAAgggaaataaaattacataagcataaataaaactaagggttcaagtgtgcggatcatcACACCCGGCTACGCCCGGGTTatctttatttaccatttaaattttattttctgtGAAATCTGTTTCGCTAAATTTGattaacacatacatttacaatttatatcttgaaattatgatgagatgtaaaattaatcaacaaattatgtgACACATTCACAACTCCCGCCgtcaatattattactttcactacatcccctGTTAATACTATTATCTCCACTACTTCCTCAGTTACTGTTGTTTGTTTAACTACTTCTGCTATTTTTACAGTTAACCCGTTAATTTtgtcaaactcatatatttaaattaattaatattttcttaaaatcgaaATAAATCTGAAACATTAGATTATGATATTATTTAGgagcaatcattattatttagtaattaaattacaaatctaatgaaatattatattttttggaaatctagattgatttatttaccttttaatagtttccaaaatataaaatattatattatattatattatattatattatattatatttgtgtatgttaaataattaacatctttatactaattaataccacaAGTGAGGCATGTTATTTTAAGAAAAATCATCATATTATAATGTTCtttaaatttatacttcaacaaaaactatataatatttacattgaagtccctttgtcgggtccatcacacattgccatgattaaaaactatatagtataactaatttgtatagatttatttaattacattgaaatcccttggttttggaattaatatatagtattgatgtaGGAAGTCACTTGCCTagcccccctaggtaagtgggacTTCCCACATGAATTGAGTTCCCATAtcccaaccaaacaacattttttcATTCACGTGAATTGAAAAATCATGTGAATTTTATTTCCTGAGAACTTCATCTTCCtatgggcaaccaaacaagcccTAACTATATATAGCCGCTTGGCCATCAGCTTTCTAAATGGTTTTTTTAGTTCTAAACAAATTCCAATGCAAAGAGCTATAGAGATAGCTTTTGTCAATTGTTGTAGATAAATACGTAGTTCTTTAAAACTACTTTAATATTTAATATATATCTTTtgcattatttttttttattgaatTCATATCTTTATATATATAGGTGTTTTAAAAAACATGGAGACTACACATGCTTTGAAAAAACCttcttttatactccctcctggcctcctattcaccattttcttccctatttccttattcggattattcgggttttcttccctatttctttttttgggttgatttgtgtggtccaaattaaattatatgtGGGGTAGTGTGGTCCAAAATCGGTTTCTTATtccttgtgcaaaaaggaaaggggaagaatataatGAATAAGAGGAAGTATATATAACATCTTCCGTTACATATTCATAAATAAACCGTCTATAACCCTAAACGAATCAACAACCTAATTTACATACAACCGTCCCATACAAAACCTCCCCTACACCTCCTCAACAACCCACCAACCTATTTTGACTGATTTGGTCCTAGTCATAGACGATAGCCTTGAATTTCCTAACAATTTTGGTATCAAATATCATTAATTTTCTACTAAATATACATTATTTTGGGTCAAATACAATACCCAATAATAATCCAATATATAAACACACAAACAAAATTACAAACCCATCTCTTCAAATACCGAATCCAATTCCCAAATTATTCAGTCGTATAATACTCTACTATGGCAGCTGCCTTCAAGACTACCTCATTTCTTCAACAAAACCGTTTCGAAACCTCGTTTCTTCTTCCAATTTCTTCACCTTCTCGCAAATTTACCAACGTTTCTATAAGAAAACCTTTCACAACAATGGCGGCTCTTACTACTGCACAACCCACTGTTGGTCTTTCTGAAACGTTCAGCAGATTGAAACAGCAGAAAAAGGTTAGATTCACGAAACGCGTTTCGattttttttgttgaatttgTAGTTTTTGAGAaatgggttttgttttgttggtGTAAATTTGAATTGGGTTGTTTTTAGTTTTGCAAATTGTTGAAATGGGTAAGGTGTTCCGTCtcgattatttgtttacttttttttatcGTTTATTGTCTGTGagcggtattttaatcaaaggtaaataatTAATTGATTTGCGAAGTGGGTTTATACTTGTTTGGCAAAATGTGTATTTCAATTTGATGTGATATGTGTTATGTTAGAAGTTGAATGTGATGTgactccgtctcaatcatttgtttatctttttttATTATCCGTGAGATGTATTTTAgtaaaaggcaaacaaatgatcgAGTTTTTTTCATGTGTGAAATTGAAGCTTTGACTTCTATTGatgtgtctcagtcatttgtttttattttccgctagaggtattttaatcaaaggtaaataaatgattgagacgagtGAGTATAATTTTTGATAATGGGTGAAATTGAAGCTTTGGCTTCTGCTGATGTAAATGATGCATGAGAATAAATGTCAAGTTTAGCTGATAAAGTTGATGAATTGTTTGAAGTGTTGGTCTATTGGAGATGATGAGTTTATTAAAGAAAAGGATAGTGTTTGGACTTTGGATAGATGATCATAGTGGATTGACTCATTATATGAGACTGTTGTATGCATAATACGGTAAATTTCATGTGGTATTATAAACCGTTGTATTCATGCAACGGTCccatggaagagtagcctatctTTTAGTTGTGGTTATATTATCCTAAGAAAATTTCTACTAGATTATGGCAAAGATTGAAAGGGGGAAAAGATTGTGCTTTATGCTTGAGGTAGATATCCAGACGCCGTGAAACAGTTTCAATGTGTTGTAGAGCCGGAGATATAGGAAGAGGAAGCAATGGAGCTAGGAAAGACGAGCTTAAAAGTAGTAGTCTTAATGAGTTGATCTCAGAAAGGTCATCGCCATATTATTGTTTATATTCGTTTTTCACGATCATGCTGGACAATTTGAGACATATATTGTAATCCCTAATTATCTTCTATTGTTTACATGGATGTAATACAAAGGCATTTAGACTGTATGTGTTTTACGCCAGATCTTTTCATTCCTGATTTATTTGCATTTTCTTGTGAAGGTTGCTCTTATCCCATACATCACAGCTGGGGATCCTGATTTGTCAACCACTGCAGAAGCATTGAAAGTGCTTGACGCTTGTGGTTGCGATATCATTGAACTAGGTGTACCATACTCCGATCCACTGGCAGATGGTCCCGTTATTCAGGTATTTTAGTTACCTTACATGATTTGTTTTATCAACATTATATAGTTTTTAAACCTTAGGTTTATCTTTTAGGCTGCTGCCACACGAGCTTTGGCTCGAGGAACAAACTATGATGCTATTATTTCCATGCTTAGAGATGTAAGTTTCTTTCTCGCTTTAAGACTTGTCCTTTTGTAATTTTGCATTACATTGTCGTTTTGAATGTCTGATTTTTCTCTCGCCCCTAAACAGGTTGTGCCACAACTTTCATGTCCGCTTGCATTGTTTACCTATTATAATCCGATACTCAAGCGTGGAGTTGGAAATTTCATGTGCACTATAAAAGATATTGGTGTTCATGGTATGTTATGACTTATGAGTATAATATTGCTGACCCTTTGCGTCCGTCCCGTTTGTAGTGTCCGTATTTGACTTCGGTTTTAATAGCCCTATTTCACTTTGACAGTCAGACATTGCTTACTTTGACAGTTTGACTAATACTAATATTTTCTAAGAATTTATAATAAACTTCTGATAATAAAGTGGTCAAAGTTGACACCCTTTAAGCCACCTAAGTCAAGTAACGACTTAATCAAAATTTTACAACTTCTGAAGCATGCTAATTTGAAACATAGTTCTACTTTTACAATGCCAAATGCAGGCAATAGTTTTGAACTTACCTGTTCGGCCTACATTGCTTGATAGACTATATCACCTCTACCTCCTCGTCGCCACTTAAATACTCCAGAAGGCCAGAACTTTGTTTTCTGGACTCATCTCCATTTCGATAGTGTCCTTATTTTTCAGTAATCCTGAACGTATCTGAATTATGAACTCGTCTTTGAGACTATTTCTTTAATGGCGACCATTTTATGTAGTCAATTTATGTtctaatgaaatgtaaataaatttaGTCATGCACAGTTAAATTTCTATAAAAGTGGGTATTGGTTTTAGTCATTTGTCCAAACCTCGTATTTTCAGGTGACTTATGTTCTTCTCTTGTATGTACATCCTTCAGGATTAGTTGTCCCTGATGTTCCTCTCGAGGAGACAGAATCCCTAAGAAAGGAGGCTCTTAAGAATGGGATTGAACTGGTAGGCTTCTCCGTTTAAACACTCTTTTTGCTACACtgcttttcaaaataaaataaaattgggaGTTGGTAAAACAACTTTAGCAAACTAGAAACTGTAAGGTGTATTGTTGATTGTTCTACCCAACCTCTTCCTCCGAACCATTGGCAGATGGACCCGTTATTCCTTACTACCTCCCTTCGGTCTTTGTTTCTTTTCACTTTTTGCTAAAGTCGGAGAAGCAAAGTAGCCAGAGTATTGTTTTGGGGCATATTTTTGACGATCTTCTGTCTTCTGAACTTTTCTCGATCTAAAGTCATCTGGCTTATTATATTATGTGGTTAAGGTACTCTTGACAACACCAACAACTCCCCGGGATAGAATGAAATCAATTGTTGAAGTTTCAGAAGGCTTTGTCTACCTTGTAAGTTTAATACTTGGTTGCATCTTCGAGATATGTTCTTGCTTTCGTGAACGTGTTACTTGTTATGCTGATAAGCTATTGATGATGATCAGGTGAGTTCGGTTGGAGTTACAGGCGCACGTGCGGATGTTAGTAGCCGAGTTCAACAACTTCTTTCCGATATAAAAGAGGTACTCATATTATTTTTGTCGAGTATATTCTTCATGTCATCATATTATGCCGCAACTTCATCTATGTCCTTTTGGCAAAGAATGGATGTGCTTTTTATAGTAATGATCGCGTAAGTAATGCCTAGGGACGTCATGTTAGTGAAGAGCCAGATGTATTTTTATGCTTTTGTACTCCTATCTCACTGATATTACTCGTATCCTATGTTATTCCGATACTTCACTTAATTGTCGTATTCCGTATCCGATACGTATTTCGTCGGATACGATACGACACTTTGatacttcattttagaccaaaatagTGAAAATTTCGCACAAAATAGCCATATCAGATACTTCGATACGTATTTTGTCGGATACGAGTAGGCGAGTCTGAGTAACATAGCTCGTATCTCATTTGACTTTTGTGGTTAAACAATGTCAATATTTGGCAAATATATTAACTGCTATTTCTTCGTATGATACTTGAATTTTCGTAAGACTGATGGTAATTACAGTCTAAAGACGTCGCCTTATCTTTTTCTTTGCTTAAAATCAGGCCACCGATAAACCTGTAGCTGTTGGATTTGGCATCTCGAAACCCGAGCACGTGAAACAGGTAATTTGCACGATTACATTAACTTAGGAATTGCCAATTCAGTTTACGCCCACCGAGAATTTTCTGAAGTGGCTGTTATCTTGAATGGACCTATAGGTGGCTGGATGGGGTGCTGACGGAGTGATTGTGGGAAGTGCCATCGTGAAGATATTGGCTGAAGCCAATTCACCCGAAGAAGGTTTGAAGGAACTCGAGAAATTCACCAAGTCTCTTAAAGCCGCCCTCCTCTAGATTACCAACATAGAATATTTTCTTGCAACCACATGAAATGTGATTGTTGTATTCGAGTTACGGCATAGTTTTGTCGATGTAAGCTGATAGACCTCATGAGATTGTTTTACATGAACAATTTGTCAATTTCATAAATTAAGATTCAAGATGCAATAAAACACATGCAATAAGCGATTTCTCGCAATTTGTATTTCTTAATACCTTTATGAGGAAAAACAACTTAATTCACAAGGTAAATAAATAAACACAATAATTACTGTTGACGAATTCTGCTTTTGCTTCACAAAACGAAAAGCTCGTCTAATGTTGAAAAACAAGTTTGATAAACTTGGTTACATATTATTCAGTGAACATAGAAATAACATCGGAGATCTCAAAATATCGAAGATTTGATTTCGCTTTGAAAGAATAGGACTTTAAGATAGCACGTCTATCTGCTGGATGATGATTCCGAAGAGAAAAGGTATTTGACACGAGAAAGAACTGAATCATGAGTAGGATCATAGGGATGGTCCTTTGACGGAATCTCTAGGATCGCTGGAATTGGTTTGTTGTAGCTATCAACCAAAAATCTAATCATATTTGCAACCTGCAAAATGGCAATGGGGCATAAACATACTTGTAAACTGGGAAACACATAATACAGTCGCAATAGATGCGACAAAACAAAGGGAAACAAGCAATCTAACGGCAACACGATTCTCCTTTAATCTGTAACATGATGAAAGTGGAAGAGA contains the following coding sequences:
- the LOC141652522 gene encoding tryptophan synthase alpha chain-like isoform X1 codes for the protein MAAAFKTTSFLQQNRFETSFLLPISSPSRKFTNVSIRKPFTTMAALTTAQPTVGLSETFSRLKQQKKVALIPYITAGDPDLSTTAEALKVLDACGCDIIELGVPYSDPLADGPVIQAAATRALARGTNYDAIISMLRDVVPQLSCPLALFTYYNPILKRGVGNFMCTIKDIGVHGLVVPDVPLEETESLRKEALKNGIELVLLTTPTTPRDRMKSIVEVSEGFVYLVSSVGVTGARADVSSRVQQLLSDIKEATDKPVAVGFGISKPEHVKQVAGWGADGVIVGSAIVKILAEANSPEEGLKELEKFTKSLKAALL
- the LOC141652522 gene encoding tryptophan synthase alpha chain-like isoform X2, which encodes MAAAFKSTSFLQQNRFETSFLLPISSPSRKFSNVSIRKPFTTMAALTTAQPTVGLSETFSRLKQQKKVALIPYITAGDPDLSTTAEALKVLDACGCDIIELGVPYSDPLADGPVIQAAATRALARGTNYDAIISMLRDVVPQLSCPLALFTYYNPILKRGVGNFMCTIKDIGVHGLVVPDVPLEETESLRKEALKNGIELVLLTTPTTPRDRMKSIVEVSEGFVYLVSSVGVTGARADVSSRVQQLLSDIKEATDKPVAVGFGISKPEHVKQVAGWGADGVIVGSAIVKILAEANSPEEGLKELEKFTKSLKAALL